The Devosia sp. MC521 genome segment TACTATTGAGTTGAAAGCTCGTACAAAGTTTGGCAGATAGATGTAGACAGTTTGGGTAAAAACCGCGCCTTCGGTCTAAGTACTGCTGCCGAGCGTCCGCAGCAACGGAGCCGGTACATTGTAAGAACTAAGTTAACTAGCGCTGTGAAGTTAAGTTAAATTTGGAGTTCGTAATGGGTCAAAAATCGGCAATCGTCCTTGGCGGTGGTGGTTTCATCGGTAGTCACTTGGTCAAGCGCCTAAAGCGGGAAGGCTTTTGGGTTCGTGCCGTGGACCTTAAATATCCCGAGTTCAGCGACAGCGAAGCCGACGACATGGTAATCGGCGACCTAAGAGACGCAGAATTCTGTTCGTCAATTATCGACCGCAAATTCGATGAAGTATACCAGCTCGCTGCGGATATGGGTGGTGCGGGCTACATCTTCACTGGCGAGCACGACGCCGACATTATGCACAATTCCGCCACCATTAATCTAAACATCGCGGACAAAGCACACAAGCGAAACATAAAAAAAGTCTTCTATTCGTCTTCCGCTTGTATGTATCCCGCATACAACCAAGAGGATCCTGACAATCCGAACTGCGCTGAATCATCCGCTTATCCGGCGGCGCCTGACAGCGAGTACGGGTGGGAAAAGCTTTTCTCGGAGCGGTTATTTCTAGCATACAATCGCAATCACGGAATGAGCAATCGCGTAGCACGTTACCACAATATATTCGGCCCCGAAGGCACGTGGCGCGGCGGTAAAGAGAAAGCACCGGCCGCTGTGTGTCGCAAAGTCGCTATGGCAGCCAACAACGGCGAGATCGAGATCTGGGGAGATGGTAATCAAACACGCTCCTTCTTGTACATCGACGAGTGCCTGGAAGGCACGCTTCGCTTGACACGGTCCGAATTTGAAGGGCCGGTAAATGTCGGTTCTGACGAGATGGTGACGATTAACCAGCTCGTTGACTATGTCGCTGACATTGCTGGTAAGACCCTGCACAAAAACCACATTGCCGGTCCGACGGGCGTGCGTGGGCGCAATTCCGATAATCGCTTGATTCAGGAAAGGCTAGGCTGGCAGCCGTCGCAGTCGCTGCGCGATGGGCTTGAGCGTACCTACGAGTGGATCGAGCAACAGGTTCGCCGCAACACTGCCTGACGACGGCTCAACCGGAAACTGGCTCGCCAGGTTCCGCCTCACTGTAGAAGGAGCGATCAGGCATTATGAAGATTATCGTACACGACTTTTCTGGACACGCCTTTACGTCACAACTTGCGCGCGCTTTGGCCGGAAGGGGGCACGACGTACTATATGCTTCATTTGGTGGTTTTCAGACACCAAAAGGGAAGACTACTCGGCGCGATGGCGATCCAGAAACCTTCCGGGCTAGAGAACTGGTCCTGCCAGAGGCATTCGACAAAGATAATTTGCTCCGCCGCCGACGTCAGCAGATCGCGTACGCTAGAGCTATTTCGGGTTTGGTGCAGGAAGAAAAGCCGGACGTGGTACTTTCGGCCAACGCTCCGTTGGAAGTTGCTCAGGCGATCTACCGCGCTTCCCGCAGCGTCGGATCAGCTTACGTGTTTTGGGTTCAAGACATATATTCGGAGGCGATCGAGAGAATACTATCAAAGAGGAGCCGAATTGTTGGCTATGTAGCAGGAATATATTACCGCTTTATGGAAAGGGCTCTGTTGGCCAACAGTGACGCCGCGGTGGTTATTGCCGAGGAGTTCCGCTCCGTATTTCAGAATGCGCCATGGAGCCTCGATGTATCCCGCGTCAACGTTATTGAGAACTGGGGTATAATAGCCGATGTGCCTTTACTACCCAGGGACAACGACTGGGCTAAGATCAACATGCCCGGGGACCGGCCGCGCATCGTTTACTCTGGCACGCTGGCCCGGAAGCACAATCCGAATCTACTCCTAGAGTTGGCGCGAAAGCTTGATGCTGACATATACGTGTTTTCAGAGGGGTCTGCTCCTACTGCATTAGCCGCCCAAGCCGCCCAGGAAGGACTAGCTAACCTGCACGTGCGACCCTGGGTGCCGGTCGAAGAGCTGCCAAGCATGCTGGCGGGTGCCGATGTGCTCTTTGCGCTTATTGAGCCTGATGCCGGCATATTCTCAGTCCCGTCGAAGGTGCTTAGCTATCTATCAGCAGGCCGCGCGATTCTTGCCGCTATCCCCGGGCACAACTTGGCCGCTCGCAATGTATTGCGTGAGAAAGCCGGACTGGTCAGCGAGCCAGGTGACTTAGAAGCGCTTGTAACCAACGCGAGTCGACTACTTGAGGACGTTGCGCTTCGCAAACGCATGGGGGAAAATGGCCGCCGCTTCGCCGAGCGCGCCTTCGACATAGACAACATTGCGGATCGCTTCGAAGGCCTTCTAGGCAGCTCCTGCGGCGTACGACCAGTGCAGGAGCAACGATCAAGGGTGAAGGTAGTGGCGCCATGAAGGCGCTCCTCATTGGACACTACGGCGGACGGAATTTTGGAGACGAACTCATGCTTGCGGGGTTAGTGCGGCTTCTGAAGCGCCGAGGACCCCTAGAAATTCGTATTCAGAC includes the following:
- a CDS encoding NAD-dependent epimerase/dehydratase family protein, which translates into the protein MGQKSAIVLGGGGFIGSHLVKRLKREGFWVRAVDLKYPEFSDSEADDMVIGDLRDAEFCSSIIDRKFDEVYQLAADMGGAGYIFTGEHDADIMHNSATINLNIADKAHKRNIKKVFYSSSACMYPAYNQEDPDNPNCAESSAYPAAPDSEYGWEKLFSERLFLAYNRNHGMSNRVARYHNIFGPEGTWRGGKEKAPAAVCRKVAMAANNGEIEIWGDGNQTRSFLYIDECLEGTLRLTRSEFEGPVNVGSDEMVTINQLVDYVADIAGKTLHKNHIAGPTGVRGRNSDNRLIQERLGWQPSQSLRDGLERTYEWIEQQVRRNTA
- a CDS encoding glycosyltransferase family 4 protein, coding for MKIIVHDFSGHAFTSQLARALAGRGHDVLYASFGGFQTPKGKTTRRDGDPETFRARELVLPEAFDKDNLLRRRRQQIAYARAISGLVQEEKPDVVLSANAPLEVAQAIYRASRSVGSAYVFWVQDIYSEAIERILSKRSRIVGYVAGIYYRFMERALLANSDAAVVIAEEFRSVFQNAPWSLDVSRVNVIENWGIIADVPLLPRDNDWAKINMPGDRPRIVYSGTLARKHNPNLLLELARKLDADIYVFSEGSAPTALAAQAAQEGLANLHVRPWVPVEELPSMLAGADVLFALIEPDAGIFSVPSKVLSYLSAGRAILAAIPGHNLAARNVLREKAGLVSEPGDLEALVTNASRLLEDVALRKRMGENGRRFAERAFDIDNIADRFEGLLGSSCGVRPVQEQRSRVKVVAP